A DNA window from Primulina tabacum isolate GXHZ01 chromosome 12, ASM2559414v2, whole genome shotgun sequence contains the following coding sequences:
- the LOC142520321 gene encoding uncharacterized protein LOC142520321, whose translation MKITQSFTSVSYPQANGQTEVVNRIIVQALKTRQQGKGKDWVEELHSVLWAYKTTPRAPTQETPFNLIYGSEAVLPVEIGQSSARVESYLDDNDGSRAMELNLVEEKREQAIIRMEAYRSRVMKSYKKRAQIRDFQIGYLVMKKVNNA comes from the coding sequence atgaaaatcactcagtCTTTCACTTCTGTTTCTTATCCTCAAGCAAATGGTCAAACAGAGGTTGTAAACAGAATTATTGTGCAAGCCTTGAAAACTAGGCAACAGGGCAAAGGAAAAGACTGGGTGGAGGAATTGCATAGTGTTCTCTGGGCATACAAGACTACTCCCCGAGCACCTACTCAAGAGACTCCATTTAATCTGatatatggttctgaagcagttcTTCCTGTTGAAATCGGACAATCTTCTgcccgggtagaatcttacctgGATGACAATGATGGAAGCCGGGCAATGGAGTTGAATCTAGTGGAAGAGAAAAGAGAGCAGGCTATTATCCGAATGGAAGCTTACAGAAGCCGtgttatgaaatcatataagAAACGAGCCCAAATCCGAGACTTTCAAATAGGATATCTGGTGATGAAAAAAGTCAATAATGCCTGA